The following is a genomic window from Pseudomonas lurida.
GTGCTGGGTGGACGCCGGGGATAACGGCGGTGCGGTCGAGCGTTACCAGATCTTTCATTTGCCGGCATTGTTCGTGGTGTGCGAGGGTCAATTCCTCGGGCAACTACAGACACGCCTTACGCGCCCTGACGTTGCTGACGCGATTAAACAAGCGCTTACCCGCACCCCAGAGGATCTGCCATGACCGCACGTTCACCCCGCATTGGCATCATCGGCACCGGCGCCATCGGCGGTTTCTACGGTTTGATGCTGGCGCGCGCCGGTTTCGACGTGCACTTCCTGTTGCGCAGTGAATACGCGGCCGTCAGCGAGCGCGGCCTGCACCTCAACAGTACCGTGCATGGTCCCTTGCACCTGCACCCCGTGCAGGCCTATGCCCGCGCTGCCGATATGCCGCCCTGCGACTGGCTGCTGGTGGGCACCAAGTCGACCGGCAACGTCGAGCTGGCCCCGACCATTGCCCAGGTGGCGGCGCCGGAGGCCAAGGTGGTGTTGCTGCAAAACGGCCTCGATGTTGAAGACAGCCTGCGTGAACACTTGCCGCCGTCGCTGCACTTGCTGGGTGGCCTGTGCTACATCGGCGTGCACCGTTCTGCGCCCGGCGTTATCGAGCACCAGGCGTTGGGCCGGGTCAACCTGGGCTATCACAGCGGCACGGCAGCCAATGACGAAACCCTGCAAAAGGCGATTGTCGAAGCCGGCGCCGGGTTGTTTCACGAGGCCGGTATCGAGTCCCAGACCATGGCCAATGTGCATCAGGCTCGTTGGCACAAACTGGTGTGGAACGTGCCCTACAACGGCCTCTCCGTGTTATTGGGCACCGGCACCACGGCCATGATGGCGGACGAGTCCAGCCGCGAGCTGATCCAGGCGCTGATGGCTGAAGTGGTGCAGGGCGCCCACGCCTGCGGTCATGAAATTCCTCACAGCTACGCCGAGCAAATGTTCACCATGACCGAAACCATGGACGACTATCTGCCGAGCATGTACCACGATCACGTGCATAAGCGCCCGCTGGAACTGGCGGCGATTTATGCCCGGCCACTCGCCGCCGCAAAAGCCGCGGGTTGCGAACTGCCGCGGATGCAGGCGCTCTACCAGGCCTTGAGTTTTATTGATCGGCGTAACCGCTGAGTAGGAGGGACACCATGGCAAAGGGCTTGGGCGACAAACTGGTGCTGGCGATTTCCTCGCGGGCACTCTTTGACTTGAGTGAAAGCCACAAGGTCTACCTGGCCGAAGGGGTCGAGACCTATCGCCAGTACCAGATCGAGCACGAGGAGGAGATCCTCGCGCCCGGCGACGCCTTTCCGCTGGTCGAGAAGCTGCTCAGCCTCAATGCCAGCCTCGGCCGTGCCCGGGTCGAAGTGGTGCTGGTGTCGCGCAACAGCGCGGACACCGGCCTGCGCGTGTTCAACTCGATCCAGCATTACGGCCTGGATATTTCCCGCGCCGCTTTTGTAGGAGGGCGTAGTCCTTATCCTTATTTGGCGGCGTTTGGTTGTCATCTGTTTTTATCGACCCATGCTGAGGATGTGCGCAGTGCCCTCGATGCCGGCTTTGCGGCGGCGACGATTCTGTCCGGCGGCCCGAACCGTGCCTCCAGCGAAGAACTGCGCATTGCCTTCGACGGCGACGCGGTGCTGTTTTCCGATGAGTCGGAGCGGGTGTACCAGGCCGGTGGCCTGGAAGCGTTCCAGGCCAATGAGCGCGAGTCGGCGCGTCAGCCTTTGCACGGCGGTCCTTTCAAAGGGTTTCTCGCGGCACTCAATTTGTTGCAGCGCGAGTTCGCCGATGAGGCCTGCCCGATCCGCACCGCCCTGGTCACTGCTCGATCGGCGCCGTCGCACGAGCGGGTGATTCGCACGTTGCGTGAGTGGGATATCCGCCTGGACGAATCATTGTTCCTGGGTGGCCTGGAAAAATCCGCGTTCCTGGAGGCTTTCGCCGCCGATGTATTTTTCGATGACCAGGCCGGTCATTGCGAGAAAGCCATGGAGTTTGTCACCACCGGGCATGTGCCCCATGGCATCAGTAATGAGGTGAAGGTCTAAGTCAAAACAAGTCGCCTGGGCGCTGCTAAGCTCATTTCATCTCCGCCATCCTGGCAGTCCAGGAGGTTCTATGATTCGTTCGATGCTGTACGCCACGGACCTCGGTCTGTACGCGCCTTATGTGATGCAGCATGCGCTGGCGCTGGCCCGGACGTTCAAGGCAGATTTGTATGTGATTCACGTGGTCGAGCCCATCGGGCTGTTCGCCGAATCCGTGTTACAGAGCTACCTTGATGAGCAGGCCCTGAGTGAATGGCAGAGCCAGGGGTTGACGACGGTGATGGCGACGATCGAGCAGCGGGTGCTGGACAGTTTTCGCGAAGAGTTGGGGGACGGGGAGCAAGACCTGAAATTGATTCGCTCGGTACGGGTGATCCAGGGGGACCCGTGCGAGGTGATTCTCGACCAGCTATGCAAACTTTCCGTAGACCTGTTGATCGTCGGCAGTCACAGCCATGCAACCGCGGCGGCTACCCCGCTGGGGCGCACGGCAGCACGGGTGCTGCAGTTGTCCACGGTGCCGGTTTACCTGGTGCCTGCGTTGCAACGTCGCCGCAGTGATGACGTGTGATAGGTAAGAACGATAAAAAGTTCTAGATTTATCCATCGAACCTTTAATATAGTTATATACCGTCGCTGATACCCGTGGCGTCTATCTGCTTTGAGGGACACATATGAAGCTTCAACAACTGCGCTACATCTGGGAAGTGGCGCACCACGACCTCAACGTTTCCGCTACCGCTCAAAGCCTCTACACCTCGCAACCTGGTATCAGCAAGCAGATCCGCCTGCTCGAAGATGAGTTGGGCGTCGAAGTGTTCGCGCGCAGCGGCAAGCACCTGACACGTGTCACCCCGGCCGGTGAGCGCATCATCACCACCGCTGGCGAGATCCTGCGCAAAGTCGAAAGCATCAAGCAGATCGCCCAGGAATTCTCCAACGAGAAGAAGGGCACGCTGTCCATCGCCACCACCCACACCCAGGCACGCTATGCCTTGCCGCCGGTGATCCGCGATTTCATCAAGCAGTACCCGGACGTGGCGTTGCACATGCACCAGGGTTCGCCCATGCAGATCGCCGAGATGGCCGCTGACGGCACCGTCGATTTCGCCATCGCCACCGAAGCCCTGGAGCTGTTCGGTGACCTGGTGATGATGCCGTGCTACCGCTGGAACCGTTGCGTGGTCGTGCCTCAAGGTCACCCTTTGGCCAAGCTGTCGAAGCTGACCCTGGAAGCCCTGGCCGAATACCCGATCGTGACTTACGTGTTCGGTTTCACCGGCCGTTCCAAGCTCGACGAAGCCTTCAGCCATCGCGGCCTGACGCCAAAAGTGGTATTCACCGCGGCCGACGCCGACGTGATCAAGACTTATGTGCGCCTGGGCCTGGGCGTGGGTATCGTCGCCAAGATGGCGGTCGATACCGCGCTCGACAAAGACCTGGTGGTGCTCGATGCCAGCGAGTTATTCGAGTCCAGCGTCACCAAGATCGGCTTCCGGCGTGGTACGTTCCTGCGTGGCTTCATGTGCGATTTCATCGAGAAATTTGCGCCGCACCTGACGCGCGAAGTCATGGCCAAGGCGATCCAGTGCCACAACAAGCAGGAGCTGGAAGAGCTGTTCGACGGCGTTGAATTACCGGTTCACTGACACCGTGGGCGCCGGCTTCCTGTAGTAAGGGAGCGCGGCCCTGGCGTTTTATCTGGCCTCGGTAACCGTAAAATGTTGCCGGGCGCCTGCCACCAGAATCTCCACCTCATCACCTTCGAACTTGCCCAGCAGGCTTTTGCCCAGCGGCGAGCGCGGGGTAATGACGGTCACCGGTTGCCCGACCACGTCCACCTTCAAGCCCGCCGCATCCGGCGCCAGGAACAGCCACTGCTGGCGGCCGTGCTCATCTTCCAGGCCCAGTAGCGCGCCGATCTCTATGCCCCGCTGATCATCGTAGGCCCGCAGTGCCATGGTCTGGCACAGCGCCAGTGCCTGCTTGATTTCCTCGACTCGCTTGGCTTGCCCTGCCGCCAGGTAGGACGCCTCCAGGCCCAGGGTGTCGTACTTGTTTTCGGCGATGTTTTCTACGTGGGTCGCGGTTTCGTAGGCGGTCTGCGCGGCCCGTTGGGCGATGTCGAGGTCGACGCTGAGCTTTTCCAGGACCCGGTGGTGGACGGCGTGTTTATTCATGGTCATCAATCGCAGAATTGCAGGACATTGGCCCGGGTCTTTTCGTTGGGAGCGTTCTGGTCCTGTTGCAGCCAGAACTGGCATTTGGGGTTGGACAGGTTGCGCGCATTGTTGCGGGCCTGGTCCAGGGTTTGTTGCTGCTCCTGCTTGTGCAGGTTCTGTTGATATTGCTCGAACATGCGATTAGGCGGTTCGGGCGCCACAACCGTGGGCTTGCCCAGTTGCTGCACCGCTTGGGCCACCGGCGCCAGGCTCTGTGGGAACAGGTAGCGTGAAGCCAGCCAGGCAGTCAGCACGATGGCGATAAACCCCAGCCACACGCCAAACGCGATAGCGGCACTGAGTTTGAACAGCGACAACGGACGGTCAGACATGATGGCCTCCTGGCAGGCATTTACGGCGTGGCGGCGATTGTCGCACAGCCACCGTGCAGAATAATCGCGATCAAGCCTTCTGCATCCGTGCATTTATGCGGACAATCGAGCCTTTGAGCATTGGAGCCCGGAATGAAAGCCCGCTGGGATATTTTTTGCAGCGTCGTCGACAACTACGGCGACATCGGCGTGACCTGGCGCCTGGCCCGGCAATTGGTGGTGGAGCATGCCTGTAACGTGCGCTTGTGGGTTGACGACCTGCGTGCCTTCGAACGCATGTGCCCCGAGGTCGATGTGCAGCTAGGCCTGCAATGGCAGGAGGGTGTCGAAGTGCGCCATTGGCCGGCCGATTGGGTAGAGGCGCCCGCCGCGGACGTGGTGATCGCCGCGTTCGCCTGTCAGTTACCGCCCGACTACATGGAAGCCATGGCGGCCCGTGAACGCACGCCGTTGTGGATGAACCTGGATTACCTCAGTGCCGAAGATTGGGTGGTCGGTTGTCACACGCTGCCGTCGGTGAAGTTCAAGGGCGTGCAGAAGTACTTCTTCTTTCCCGGCTTCCGGCCCGGCACCGGTGGCCTGCTGCGCGAGGCGGGATTGCTGGAGCAGCGTCGGGCCTTTCAGCAGGATGCCAGTGCCCAGCAAGATTTCCTGCAAGCTTTGGGTGTCTTTCCTACTGCTGGTGCGCGGCTGATCTCACTGTTTGCCTACGAAAATGCCGGGCTGGCCCGTTGGCTGGAGGTGTTATCGACAGACGGGCGTGCCACTCATCTGTTGGTTCCAGAGGGGCGCATTCTTGGCGATGTGCAGCGCTGGCTGGGCGTCGATCAGCTGGCAGCGGGGGATATCCAGCAGCGTGGGTCACTGACCGTGCAGGTCATTGCGTTCGTACGCCAGGAACAATATGACCGCCTGTTGTGGTGCTGCGACTTCAACGCCGTGCGCGGTGAAGACTCGTTCGTGCGCGCCCAGTGGGCCGGCCGCCCGCTGCTGTGGCACATTTACCGACAAGACGAAGATATTCACCTCGACAAGCTCGACGCCTTCCTCGAGCTGTACACCGCTGGCTTATCTTTGGCGGCACAGGCTGCTCTGATCGGACTCTGGCAGGCCTGGAACA
Proteins encoded in this region:
- a CDS encoding putative 2-dehydropantoate 2-reductase, whose product is MTARSPRIGIIGTGAIGGFYGLMLARAGFDVHFLLRSEYAAVSERGLHLNSTVHGPLHLHPVQAYARAADMPPCDWLLVGTKSTGNVELAPTIAQVAAPEAKVVLLQNGLDVEDSLREHLPPSLHLLGGLCYIGVHRSAPGVIEHQALGRVNLGYHSGTAANDETLQKAIVEAGAGLFHEAGIESQTMANVHQARWHKLVWNVPYNGLSVLLGTGTTAMMADESSRELIQALMAEVVQGAHACGHEIPHSYAEQMFTMTETMDDYLPSMYHDHVHKRPLELAAIYARPLAAAKAAGCELPRMQALYQALSFIDRRNR
- a CDS encoding GreA/GreB family elongation factor encodes the protein MNKHAVHHRVLEKLSVDLDIAQRAAQTAYETATHVENIAENKYDTLGLEASYLAAGQAKRVEEIKQALALCQTMALRAYDDQRGIEIGALLGLEDEHGRQQWLFLAPDAAGLKVDVVGQPVTVITPRSPLGKSLLGKFEGDEVEILVAGARQHFTVTEAR
- the cysB gene encoding HTH-type transcriptional regulator CysB codes for the protein MKLQQLRYIWEVAHHDLNVSATAQSLYTSQPGISKQIRLLEDELGVEVFARSGKHLTRVTPAGERIITTAGEILRKVESIKQIAQEFSNEKKGTLSIATTHTQARYALPPVIRDFIKQYPDVALHMHQGSPMQIAEMAADGTVDFAIATEALELFGDLVMMPCYRWNRCVVVPQGHPLAKLSKLTLEALAEYPIVTYVFGFTGRSKLDEAFSHRGLTPKVVFTAADADVIKTYVRLGLGVGIVAKMAVDTALDKDLVVLDASELFESSVTKIGFRRGTFLRGFMCDFIEKFAPHLTREVMAKAIQCHNKQELEELFDGVELPVH
- a CDS encoding 5'-nucleotidase; the encoded protein is MAKGLGDKLVLAISSRALFDLSESHKVYLAEGVETYRQYQIEHEEEILAPGDAFPLVEKLLSLNASLGRARVEVVLVSRNSADTGLRVFNSIQHYGLDISRAAFVGGRSPYPYLAAFGCHLFLSTHAEDVRSALDAGFAAATILSGGPNRASSEELRIAFDGDAVLFSDESERVYQAGGLEAFQANERESARQPLHGGPFKGFLAALNLLQREFADEACPIRTALVTARSAPSHERVIRTLREWDIRLDESLFLGGLEKSAFLEAFAADVFFDDQAGHCEKAMEFVTTGHVPHGISNEVKV
- the earP gene encoding elongation factor P maturation arginine rhamnosyltransferase EarP; this encodes MKARWDIFCSVVDNYGDIGVTWRLARQLVVEHACNVRLWVDDLRAFERMCPEVDVQLGLQWQEGVEVRHWPADWVEAPAADVVIAAFACQLPPDYMEAMAARERTPLWMNLDYLSAEDWVVGCHTLPSVKFKGVQKYFFFPGFRPGTGGLLREAGLLEQRRAFQQDASAQQDFLQALGVFPTAGARLISLFAYENAGLARWLEVLSTDGRATHLLVPEGRILGDVQRWLGVDQLAAGDIQQRGSLTVQVIAFVRQEQYDRLLWCCDFNAVRGEDSFVRAQWAGRPLLWHIYRQDEDIHLDKLDAFLELYTAGLSLAAQAALIGLWQAWNTEADMAQPWKMLLEHWPEVSQHAETWCLEQGLQADLATALVKFYESWI
- a CDS encoding universal stress protein, translated to MIRSMLYATDLGLYAPYVMQHALALARTFKADLYVIHVVEPIGLFAESVLQSYLDEQALSEWQSQGLTTVMATIEQRVLDSFREELGDGEQDLKLIRSVRVIQGDPCEVILDQLCKLSVDLLIVGSHSHATAAATPLGRTAARVLQLSTVPVYLVPALQRRRSDDV